In Rhineura floridana isolate rRhiFlo1 chromosome 1, rRhiFlo1.hap2, whole genome shotgun sequence, the following proteins share a genomic window:
- the CARTPT gene encoding cocaine- and amphetamine-regulated transcript protein, protein MESYRLLALLGAALVLLVGANGQEDTELQPRALDLFSTMEDTSHEKELIEALQEVLEKLKSKGLPHYEKKYGQVPMCDAGEQCAVRKGSRIGKLCDCPRGTSCNSFLLKCL, encoded by the exons ATGGAGAGCTACCGACTGCTCGCCTTGCTAGGAGCCGCCCTGGTGCTGCTAGTGGGAGCAAACGGCCAGGAGGACACGGAGCTCCAGCCGCGAGCCTTGGACCTCTTCTCCACCATGGAGGACACGTCCCACGAGAAAGAACTG ATCGAGGCGCTGCAGGAAGTGCTGGAGAAGCTGAAAAGCAAAGGGCTCCCGCACTACGAGAAGAAGTATGGGCAGGTACCCATG tgtgatgctggagaacagtGTGCAGTGAGAAAAGGATCCAGGATTGGAAAGCTCTGTGACTGTCCCAGAGGAACATCTTGTAACAGTTTTCTCTTGAAGTGTTTGTAA